The genomic region aaccttatattataacaggtcaaatcttaacaattatctactttacatatttcttaattaatgtccatgtcgcaaacgcatgagataaattaattaaggaataaagttaattagcttaggaaaagcatatgttttgaaaacataaaattagaagtttaactcttctattaacttttctcaaaaaatttcactaaacaaatgagataaataaaatctttaaaccaacaaagaaaataaaaaaattcaaagataaaggtaaaaaactttttcaagctaagtacattaatttatcataacgaaaccgtggtaatgttccacgaacccaaataaaaccaaaagatataatagcaagcttaataaaaaatataaaagaataaaaatcaccacctaaaaaaattaaagccaataatattcttatgaagacaattctagtatattcagctaaaaaaattaaagtaaaaccacccgcaccatactcaatattaaatcctgaaactaactcagattccccttcagcaaaatcaaaaggagtacaattagtttcagctaaacaagaagcaaaacaagctaaagctaaaggaaaagaaataataataaatcaacaataaagctgatagtttataaaatcaaacatattaaaactaccaattaaaataattaaagacaattaaattaaagctaaactaacttcataagaatttgtttgagcaacagaacgaagagaacctaataatgaataatttgaattagaagatcaaccagcaattataacagtataaacacctaatgtagtacaacataaaaaaataaaaatccataagaaaaagaacacatataagttaaataaggaaaaattactcaaacggctaaagaaatcattaaattaaaaacaggggaaaaataataaagtaggtaattagatataataggaattggctgctccttacaaattaacttaatagcatctctaaatggctgaggaattccaacgaaacctaccttatttggaccctttcgaatctgaatataacctaaaaccttaaaaaggcaacactaattaacacACAAATAaccaagaaaagaaaattcaaaataaatattaataaatcataaagtatcaatactatttgtagaaaaaaatctacataaatgaattctaaattcaacacattaatctgtcaaaatagtaaataaattaatattaatcaatataacaaaaaatattttaaccatatggtcctttcgtactaatatggattaataatcttaggatagaaaccgacctggctcacgccggtctgaactcagatcatgtaagaattttaaggtcgaacagacctaataattgggctcctgcaccctaaatttttcttaatccaacatcgaggtcgcaatctgctttgtcgatatgagctctcaaaaacaattacgctgttatccctaaggtaacttaatcttatgatcataaattatggatcaaaataacaaacataaataaatgatataataatgaagagtttatctattcttcatgtcaccccaacaaaacatcatcattaaatatagaaagacaaacaaaaaactatataaaagtaaaatgtcaagctctatagggtcttctcgtcctaaagaagaatttaagccttttgactcaaaagttaaattcaaaaatttattaagagacagttgatttctcgtcaagccattcattccagccactaattaagagactaatgattatgctacctttgcacggtcaaaataccgcggctctttaaaaatacgctcagtgagcaggccagacctcaaagtataaacaagaggaaatcaattttgcctagttccttataataagttcacaaggtaaaaatttcatacaaataaatatactaattctgtcattattacaaaaattttaaaattaaattaataatcttaataaataaccaaaaatatatataaaatcaaaataaaaaataatgaactaaaacgtaatcttaaagatagctggtttaaagcatactattatatttctataaagtaaattataggttattaacttcaaagcttatcccttaaagaataaataagttaatatttttacttaaaaaattaaataattaaattttttcttaagaaactagatatcttgggaaacgattaacatctcatttctataaataattactaataattatgatacattaactataaattatttataaatcaacccaaatcgagacaagtaaaataaatactaaaattttgataaatcctGATacgaaaggtacaataaataaaatctacttaaaaaaatttaaaataatatttcataaaacacttacattaccaatacactataatttaaaaaatcaattctataaaatatactaagacaaaaatacaataaaattatttatattacataattaaataaacaaaaaataaatataataaaataaataatcaagatatcctgatttgcacagaaaaattttcagtgtaaatgaaacactttactaataagttatatcttcaaactcttcctagatacactttccagtacatctactatgttacgacttatctcatctaaattgaagctactttaaaatagaatagaataatcaataatgagagcgacgggcgatgtgtacacatctcagagccaatatcagttaaattaaataaattaaattactatcaaatccaccttcattatcagtatttcactatcaaatccgttataaacaaaaatctattgtaacccacctcctcttaactataagctgcaccttgacctgaaatattttataattataaatcttgagaattataactctaaaaagattctctgaaaacggagatatacaaacaaataaattaagtagagtaaatcgtgtattatcaatcatggggtaggttcctctgaatggaatgagataccgccaaattctttgggtttaaagaccttaactaatagtaccctggtaaatataattaacatttaaaataatagggtatctaataatAGTTTATTACTTAAATTTCAcctattcataaaaagggccacaaataaattttaacatttcaccttacaaatttatatttcaaccctaatagtataaacaactgttttaaccaataatattcacttgtatcaatagtATAAccacggctgctggcacgaattatgccgatactaaatcaattgctaaatccaaaatcacttgataattaaatcaaattactgcaaaaagaacatttagtctaacaaaacttacatataatacaaagaaaaagtgaataaacaagcaagaataaaacttttaaaaataaaaaataagaaatttttaaatttattaaatcaggaaaaaataaaagattcaaatatttaaagaaaaaaaagaaaaaaaccacaaacattaacaaaaaaaaagaaacgctcccctgtatgaccacaacaacttctctattatatataattaaagattaatatggaacatgtatagcaataaatgtattatattctttcttatttaatctttctttccactaataaataaagaaagattaaataatataataaatatattttatacaattatgtaatttaatataatatgttattaatatgaattctttttttatattaagttaacttatatatatattagttaaataatctaattatagataacttatgttaattatattattataattaatataattatttatattattataatattttatatttaaaatttataatattatttttatatccaattataataatattaaatattaaattacatattattatatatattatattataataacttattttaagctaaaaacattagTAGCTATTATCCtaggtaaatgaatgtattataataatcaattaataatattaagaagaacttataatcttttaattttaattaaatgtaatatattaatattaattatttattatatatatacataaaaaaaataaaaggagctggataaattaattctaattaaacaaaataatacataaaagaatttcaaaaaatactttcgatttatatattaaataaatgaagtgcctgattaaagggttaccttgatagggtaaataaagtaaataaaattaccttcattaaaattacataagatagaattaaactacctcccttagtatcaaaaactaacgtgcatcatacaccttaatgtaaaaaggtaagctatacaagctaatgggttcataccccatttatagaggtatcaatcctctcctttttaatgaccaacaactctacaaaacttttcttcctatcaacattaatgataggaacgatcctgtccatttcatcaaattcctgatttggggtttgaacaggacttgagatcaacttactttcatttattccgctcctaacaagaaataaaaatatcataataaacgaatcatcaattaaatattttattgtccaagcaatagcatcgacaatattattattttcaattttaatgattcaaataaaatatcccatgggatgggaaacagaatttatcccatcaataataattagatctagactattattaaagattggagctgcacctttccatttctggtttccagaagttgtaggagcatcaagatgaaatagttgtttaacatgaataacatgacaaaaaatcgccccaataatggtcttatcctattgtattcaattaagaacttttatttgaacaattattatcttaagaattattattggggcaataggaggtttaaatcaaacatccttacgacaacttttagcatattcatcaatcagacatctaggttgaataattagatcattaacagtcagagaaaacatctgagaagtatacttcattatttactcactattaagattacttatagttttattatttaagcaaataaatttatttttcataaatcaaatttattcagccagaaatataaaaaccgaaattaaattcataatattcttatctttattatctttaggtggactaccaccattccttggattcttaccaaaatgaattgtaatacaatcgttaatagaaaacaatataacaactattataactattatagttgtattaactacaattacactctactactatatacgtattagattctcagctctaattatatcatacacagaaaattcgtgatctataaagataaagtcccaaaaatcaagaatcattcttcctataacagtaataatttcagcaataggattgatttcaacatcaaccttaatttcattatactaaggacttaagttaatcaaactaataaccttcaaagttataattaaaagaataatcttttaggctttagtaaaattttacacctctagaattgcagtctagaatcataattgaatataagacctaaatatgataagacagaaaacatctcataagtagatttacagtctaccacctaaaattcagccatcttaccgcaaaaatgattattctcaacaatccataaggacattggtactttatattttctatttggagcatgagcaggaatagtaggaacatcaataagaatacttattcgtgctgaacttggtcaacccggatctctaattggggatgaccagatttataatgttattattacagctcacgcattcgtaataattttctttattgtaatacctattataataggtggatttggtaattgacttgttccactaataattggtgcaccagatatagcatttccacgaataaataatataagtttttgattactaccaccttcactaacccttcttcttacatcttctatagtagataatggtgctggtacaggatgaacagtataccctcctctagcaggagctattgcacacgggggtgcatctgtagatctagctattttttcactacacttagcaggtgtatcatctattcttggtgcagtaaatttcattacaacagcaattaatatacgatcagaaagta from Schistocerca gregaria isolate iqSchGreg1 chromosome 10, iqSchGreg1.2, whole genome shotgun sequence harbors:
- the LOC126293624 gene encoding uncharacterized protein LOC126293624, translated to MKFTAPRIDDTPAKCSEKIARSTDAPTIDDTPAKCSEKIARSTDAPPCAIAPARGGYTVHPVPAPLSTIEDVRRRVSEGGSNQKLILFIRGNAISGAPIISGTSQLPNPPIIIGITIKKIITNA